The following proteins are encoded in a genomic region of Mycobacterium kiyosense:
- the hsp gene encoding heat-shock protein Hsp20, with protein MSNLALWSRPAWDTDRWLRDFFGPASASWLAPESASATSGFNPAAEIVKDGDDAVVRLELPGVDVEKDVNVELEKGRLVIHGEHRDEHSQDKDGRILREIRYGSFRRSFQLPAHVTSEAVSASYDAGVLTVRVAGAYAGSQPQRIAITK; from the coding sequence ATGAGCAACCTCGCCTTGTGGTCACGTCCGGCGTGGGACACCGACCGGTGGCTGCGGGACTTTTTCGGCCCGGCCTCCGCGAGCTGGCTAGCCCCCGAATCCGCCTCCGCGACCAGCGGTTTCAACCCCGCCGCCGAGATCGTCAAGGACGGCGATGACGCGGTGGTGCGCCTCGAGCTGCCCGGCGTGGACGTCGAGAAGGACGTCAACGTCGAGCTGGAGAAGGGGCGTCTGGTCATCCACGGCGAACACCGCGACGAGCACTCGCAGGACAAGGACGGACGCATCCTGCGCGAGATCCGTTACGGGTCGTTCCGCCGGTCGTTCCAGCTGCCGGCACACGTCACCAGCGAGGCCGTCTCGGCGTCGTACGACGCGGGCGTACTCACCGTCCGGGTAGCCGGTGCCTACGCGGGATCGCAGCCGCAGCGCATCGCGATCACCAAGTAG
- the nirB gene encoding nitrite reductase large subunit codes for MPSTARHAIVVGHGMVGHRFVEALRARDSAGSWRITVLAEESDAAYDRVGLTSYTESWDRSLLALPGNDYAGDQLVQLQLNTKVAEINCAAKTVVTAKGDRYGYDALVLATGSYAFVPPVKGHDLPCCHVYRTLDDLDAIRAAASRAADSGRAGLVIGGGLLGLEAANALRQFGLPTHVVEMMPRLMAQQIDEAGGALLARMIGELGIEIHVGIGTESIEPVDDSFAQVRLSDGQVVDAGVVIFAAGIRPRDELARAAGLVMGERGGVLTDSACRTSDPAVYAIGEVAAIEGRCYGLVGPGYTSAEVVADRLLDGAAEFPAADLSTKLKLLGVDVASFGDAMGVTPNCLEVVINDAVNRTYAKLVLSDDARTLLGGVLVGDASNYGVLRPMVGSELPGDPLALIAPAAEGGAALGIGALPDSAQICSCNNVTKGDLKCAIADGCADVPALKTCTAAGTSCGSCVPLLKQLLEAEGVEQSKALCEHFSQSRAELFQIISATEIRTFSGLVQRFGYGKGCDICKPVVASILASTGSEHILAGEQASLQDSNDHFLANIQKNGSYSVVPRVPGGDIKPEHLILIGQIAQDFGLYTKITGGQRIDMFGARVDQLPAIWKRLVDAGMESGHAYGKALRTVKSCVGSDWCRYGQQDSVQLAIDLELRYRGLRAPHKIKLGVSGCARECAEARSKDVGVIATEKGWNLYVGGNGGMTPKHAQLMASDLDTETLVRYVDRFLMYYIRTADRLQRTAPWLESLGLEHVREVVCDDSLGLAEEFEAAVRRHVANYRCEWKGVLEDPDKLSRFVSFVNAPDAVDETVQFTERAGRKVPVPLGLPRIR; via the coding sequence ATGCCCAGCACTGCCCGTCATGCGATCGTGGTCGGCCACGGCATGGTGGGCCATCGATTCGTCGAAGCCCTGCGTGCCCGCGACAGCGCCGGGTCCTGGCGCATCACGGTGCTGGCCGAGGAGTCCGACGCCGCCTACGACCGCGTCGGGCTGACCTCGTACACCGAGAGCTGGGACCGCAGCCTGCTGGCGCTGCCCGGCAACGACTACGCCGGCGACCAACTGGTACAGCTGCAGTTGAACACCAAAGTAGCCGAGATCAACTGTGCCGCAAAGACTGTCGTCACCGCCAAGGGTGACCGGTACGGTTACGACGCGCTGGTGCTGGCCACCGGGTCCTATGCGTTCGTGCCGCCGGTCAAAGGGCACGATCTCCCGTGCTGCCACGTCTACCGCACCCTCGACGACCTGGACGCCATCCGCGCCGCAGCGAGCCGTGCGGCGGATTCCGGTCGCGCCGGCTTGGTGATCGGCGGCGGCCTGCTTGGGCTGGAAGCGGCTAACGCGTTGCGCCAGTTCGGTTTACCTACGCATGTCGTCGAGATGATGCCGCGGCTGATGGCCCAGCAGATCGACGAGGCCGGCGGCGCGCTGCTGGCCAGGATGATCGGCGAACTCGGCATCGAGATCCACGTCGGGATCGGTACCGAATCGATTGAACCCGTTGACGATTCGTTCGCACAGGTGCGCCTGTCCGATGGCCAGGTCGTCGACGCCGGAGTGGTGATCTTCGCCGCCGGCATCCGGCCCCGCGACGAGTTGGCTCGCGCCGCCGGTTTGGTGATGGGGGAGCGCGGCGGTGTGCTCACCGACTCCGCTTGTCGCACCAGCGATCCCGCCGTCTACGCAATCGGCGAGGTGGCCGCGATCGAGGGACGGTGTTATGGGCTGGTCGGTCCCGGCTACACCAGCGCCGAGGTGGTGGCCGACCGGTTGCTGGACGGGGCCGCGGAATTCCCCGCAGCCGACCTGTCCACCAAACTCAAGCTGCTCGGCGTCGACGTCGCCAGCTTCGGCGACGCCATGGGCGTCACGCCGAACTGCCTCGAGGTCGTCATCAACGACGCGGTGAACCGCACCTACGCCAAGCTGGTGCTCTCCGACGACGCCAGGACGCTGCTGGGCGGCGTGCTGGTCGGAGACGCATCGAACTACGGGGTGCTGCGACCGATGGTGGGCAGCGAACTACCCGGGGATCCGTTGGCGCTCATCGCACCCGCGGCGGAGGGGGGCGCCGCGCTGGGTATCGGAGCGCTGCCGGACTCCGCGCAGATCTGCTCCTGCAACAACGTCACCAAGGGCGATTTGAAATGTGCCATCGCCGACGGCTGCGCAGACGTGCCCGCGCTGAAGACGTGCACCGCGGCCGGCACCTCGTGCGGGTCCTGCGTACCGCTGCTCAAGCAACTGCTCGAGGCCGAGGGCGTGGAACAGTCCAAGGCGCTGTGCGAGCACTTCAGTCAGTCCCGCGCCGAGCTGTTCCAGATCATCTCGGCCACCGAGATCCGCACCTTCTCCGGCCTGGTGCAACGCTTCGGCTACGGAAAGGGTTGCGACATCTGCAAACCCGTCGTCGCTTCCATCCTGGCTTCCACCGGATCGGAGCACATCCTGGCCGGCGAGCAGGCCTCGCTGCAGGACTCCAACGACCACTTCCTGGCCAATATCCAGAAGAACGGCAGCTACTCGGTGGTGCCGCGGGTGCCCGGTGGCGACATCAAGCCGGAGCATCTGATCCTGATCGGGCAGATCGCCCAGGATTTCGGCCTGTACACCAAGATCACCGGCGGCCAGCGCATCGACATGTTCGGCGCCCGGGTGGACCAGCTGCCGGCGATCTGGAAACGCCTGGTCGATGCGGGCATGGAATCGGGCCACGCCTACGGCAAGGCGCTGCGGACCGTGAAGAGTTGCGTGGGCAGCGACTGGTGCCGCTACGGACAACAGGATTCGGTGCAGCTGGCGATCGACCTGGAACTGCGCTACCGGGGTCTGCGCGCGCCACACAAGATCAAGCTGGGGGTGTCGGGCTGCGCGCGTGAGTGCGCCGAAGCGCGCAGCAAGGACGTGGGAGTCATCGCCACCGAGAAAGGCTGGAACCTCTATGTCGGCGGCAACGGCGGCATGACGCCCAAACATGCCCAGCTGATGGCCAGCGACCTGGACACCGAAACGCTGGTGCGTTACGTCGACCGGTTCCTCATGTACTACATCCGCACCGCGGACCGGTTACAGCGCACCGCACCGTGGCTGGAATCGCTTGGCCTGGAACATGTTCGCGAAGTGGTCTGCGACGACTCGCTGGGTCTGGCCGAGGAGTTCGAGGCGGCCGTGCGGCGCCACGTCGCCAACTACCGATGCGAATGGAAGGGTGTGCTGGAGGACCCGGATAAGCTGTCGCGGTTCGTCTCCTTCGTCAACGCCCCCGATGCCGTCGACGAGACGGTGCAGTTCACCGAACGCGCCGGGCGCAAAGTCCCTGTGCCCCTTGGCCTACCGCGGATCCGTTGA
- the nirD gene encoding nitrite reductase small subunit, with protein MKTANQVWTTACDYDHLIPGRGVGVLLDDGSQAALFRLDDGSLHAIGNIDPFSGAAVLSRGLVGDRGGRTMVQSPILKQAFALDDGSCLDDPSVSVPVYPVRVTADRRIEIGRRAARMAA; from the coding sequence ATGAAGACCGCCAATCAGGTGTGGACGACCGCCTGTGACTACGACCACCTGATCCCGGGCCGCGGTGTGGGTGTGCTGCTCGACGACGGCAGCCAGGCCGCGCTGTTTCGCCTCGACGACGGTTCGCTGCACGCGATCGGCAACATCGACCCGTTCTCCGGTGCGGCCGTGCTGTCCCGCGGCCTCGTCGGCGACCGGGGCGGCCGGACCATGGTGCAATCGCCAATCCTCAAGCAGGCCTTCGCACTCGACGACGGCAGCTGCCTGGACGACCCCAGCGTGTCGGTGCCGGTGTACCCGGTGCGGGTGACCGCCGACCGGCGCATCGAGATCGGCCGCCGCGCCGCGCGGATGGCCGCCTGA
- a CDS encoding cobalamin biosynthesis protein CbiX has protein sequence MNLILTAHGTRRPSGVAMVGDLAARVSRLLPRTVQVAFVDVLGPTPSEVLSQLPDDGQPAIVVPAFLSRGYHVRTDLPAHVAASGHPDVRVAPALGPGCRITAVLGQVLLESGWRPGDSVILGAAGTSDHRARSDLHNAAAALSAFTGSRVDIGFAAVGTPHIRDAVDAARRRGAARVVIASYLLADGLFAHRLRSCGADLVTPPLGTHAGLARLVAHRFRAAAAPTEPRRQRMDA, from the coding sequence ATGAACCTGATCTTGACGGCGCACGGCACCCGACGCCCGTCGGGCGTGGCCATGGTCGGCGATCTCGCGGCACGGGTGAGCCGACTGCTGCCCCGCACCGTCCAGGTGGCCTTCGTCGACGTGCTGGGCCCCACCCCGAGCGAAGTTCTTTCGCAGCTGCCCGACGACGGTCAACCCGCAATCGTGGTGCCGGCGTTTCTGTCTCGCGGTTACCATGTCCGCACCGACCTGCCCGCCCATGTCGCGGCCAGTGGACACCCGGACGTCAGGGTCGCTCCGGCGCTGGGGCCGGGCTGCCGGATCACCGCCGTATTGGGGCAGGTTCTGCTGGAATCCGGTTGGCGCCCCGGCGATTCGGTGATTCTCGGTGCGGCCGGCACCTCGGATCACCGGGCCCGCTCCGACCTGCACAACGCCGCCGCGGCGCTCTCGGCGTTCACCGGGTCGCGGGTCGACATCGGTTTCGCCGCCGTCGGTACCCCGCACATCCGCGACGCTGTGGACGCCGCGCGCCGCCGGGGTGCGGCCCGTGTGGTGATCGCCTCCTACCTGCTGGCCGACGGCCTGTTTGCGCACCGGCTACGCAGTTGCGGCGCCGATCTGGTGACACCTCCGCTGGGCACCCACGCCGGATTGGCGCGCCTTGTCGCGCACCGTTTCCGCGCGGCCGCCGCGCCGACAGAGCCCCGCCGGCAACGCATGGACGCTTGA
- a CDS encoding transcriptional regulator translates to MSQQLSVNVSEIAAAYNSQMARPKSVPLAGYRIAVTSARRAEELCALLRRHGAEIFAAPAISMIALPDDDELHSNTEALIADPPDILIAHTGIGFRGWVAAAEGWGLATELVGALSGARVISRGPKATGALRAAGLREEWSPESESSQEVFEYLLDAGVSGKRIAIQLHGAADGWDPFPEFLAGLCAAGAEVVPIRVYRWKPTPLGGDFDCLVTGIARRQFDAVSFTSAPAAAAVLERSRELDVEDQLLDALRGGVHAMCVGPVTSRPLIRRGVPTSSPPRMRLGALARHIAEELPALGSCSVKAAGHVVDIRGTCVLVDGTVRTISASGMAILRALAHRPGDVVGRSELLRVLPGNGADTHAVDTAVLRLRTALGDKNIIATVVKRGYRLALDTEHDAA, encoded by the coding sequence ATGTCGCAGCAATTGTCGGTTAACGTTTCAGAAATCGCTGCGGCATATAACAGTCAGATGGCCCGGCCCAAGTCTGTGCCACTCGCCGGCTATCGGATCGCAGTCACATCGGCCCGTCGCGCCGAGGAGCTGTGTGCGCTGCTGCGCCGGCACGGCGCCGAGATCTTCGCCGCCCCGGCGATCAGCATGATCGCACTGCCCGACGACGACGAACTGCACAGCAACACCGAGGCATTGATCGCCGACCCACCAGACATTTTGATCGCCCACACCGGCATCGGTTTTCGCGGCTGGGTGGCCGCGGCCGAAGGATGGGGACTGGCCACCGAGCTCGTCGGCGCCCTGTCCGGGGCCCGGGTCATTTCCCGCGGACCGAAGGCGACCGGGGCGCTGCGGGCAGCGGGTCTGCGCGAGGAATGGTCTCCGGAATCAGAGTCCTCACAAGAGGTTTTCGAGTACCTGCTCGACGCCGGCGTGTCGGGAAAGCGGATCGCCATCCAACTGCACGGCGCGGCCGACGGTTGGGACCCATTCCCGGAATTCCTCGCCGGGCTGTGCGCGGCGGGAGCCGAGGTGGTGCCGATCCGGGTATACCGCTGGAAGCCAACCCCTTTGGGCGGTGACTTCGATTGCCTGGTGACCGGTATCGCGCGGCGTCAGTTCGACGCGGTCAGCTTCACCTCGGCGCCGGCGGCCGCGGCGGTGCTGGAACGCTCCCGCGAGCTGGACGTCGAGGATCAGTTGCTGGACGCCCTGCGCGGCGGCGTACACGCGATGTGTGTCGGCCCGGTGACGTCGCGACCGTTGATCAGACGCGGTGTGCCGACCTCCTCGCCGCCGCGAATGCGGTTGGGCGCCTTGGCCCGCCACATCGCCGAAGAACTTCCGGCGCTGGGGTCGTGCAGCGTGAAGGCCGCCGGACACGTAGTCGACATCAGGGGAACGTGCGTCCTGGTCGACGGCACGGTCCGGACGATATCGGCCTCGGGTATGGCGATACTGCGCGCGCTGGCCCATCGCCCAGGCGATGTCGTCGGACGCTCCGAGTTGCTGCGCGTCCTGCCCGGCAACGGCGCGGACACCCACGCGGTGGACACCGCGGTGCTGCGACTGCGAACTGCGCTGGGCGACAAGAACATCATCGCGACGGTGGTCAAGCGCGGATACCGGCTGGCCCTGGACACCGAACACGACGCCGCATGA
- a CDS encoding hypothetical protein (frameshifted, deletion at around 568836), with amino-acid sequence MSYLTVAPEALWSAAADVSGIGSTVRWANAEAAARTTALLPAGADEVSLAVAALFSGHAQAYQLVSTRLSAFHDQFVEVLASNATTYATAEAAFASPLRQLLDVVNAPTEALVGRPLIGNGADAAPGSGPTAVQAESCWATAATAGRVRTAGPGVAARPG; translated from the coding sequence ATGTCGTATTTAACTGTTGCCCCTGAAGCACTTTGGTCGGCAGCGGCCGACGTGTCCGGTATCGGTTCCACCGTTCGTTGGGCAAATGCTGAGGCGGCAGCTCGGACGACGGCGCTGCTGCCCGCCGGCGCCGATGAGGTGTCGCTGGCCGTGGCGGCGCTGTTCTCCGGGCATGCCCAGGCGTATCAGCTTGTGTCGACTCGGCTCTCCGCGTTTCACGACCAGTTCGTCGAGGTCCTCGCTTCGAATGCGACCACCTATGCCACCGCCGAGGCGGCCTTCGCGTCGCCATTGCGCCAGCTCCTCGACGTGGTCAACGCGCCCACCGAAGCACTGGTGGGCCGGCCGCTGATCGGCAACGGCGCGGACGCCGCACCGGGCTCGGGGCCAACGGCGGTGCAGGCGGAATCCTGCTGGGCAACGGCGGCAACGGCGGGTCGGGTGCGGACGGCCGGGCCGGGGGTGGCGGCGCGGCCGGGCTGA
- the narK3 gene encoding MFS transporter — MSAMLARRSHTISDWDPEDEVAWEGGNKFVARRNLIWSVAAEHVGFSIWSTWSVMVLFMPASVYGFSAGDKFLLGATATLVGGCLRFPYTFATAKFGGRNWTVFSALVLLIPTVGSIFLLANPGLPLWPFLACAALAGLGGGNFASSMTNINAFYPQRLKGAALALNAGGGNLGVPVIQLVGLLVIATAGDRQPYWVCAVYLVLLAVAGIGAAVFMDNLQQYRIEMTTMRAVLAEPHTWLIALLYIGTFGSFIGFSFAFGQVLQINFVASGQSTAKASLHAAQIAFLGPLLGSLSRVYGGRLADRVGGGRVTLGAFCGMILAAGILVGVSTFGEQHAGPAPAALMIGYIAGFVALFILSGIGNGSVYKMIPSIFEARSHSLPLSENERRLWSRSMSGALIGLAGAVGALGGVGVNLALRQSYSSSGTATSAFWAFVGFYIAASVLTWLIYVRRPLTVRAAASLAYV, encoded by the coding sequence TTGTCCGCCATGCTCGCGCGCCGTTCGCACACCATTTCCGATTGGGATCCCGAGGACGAGGTGGCGTGGGAAGGCGGTAACAAGTTCGTCGCGCGGCGCAATCTGATCTGGTCGGTGGCCGCCGAGCACGTGGGCTTCTCGATCTGGTCCACCTGGTCGGTGATGGTGCTGTTCATGCCGGCTTCGGTGTACGGCTTCTCCGCGGGCGACAAGTTCCTGCTGGGGGCGACCGCGACGCTGGTCGGCGGCTGCCTGCGCTTCCCCTACACGTTCGCCACGGCGAAGTTCGGGGGCCGCAACTGGACGGTCTTCTCCGCGCTGGTGCTGCTGATTCCCACCGTCGGCAGCATCTTTCTGCTGGCCAACCCGGGGTTGCCGCTGTGGCCGTTTTTGGCCTGCGCCGCGCTGGCCGGACTCGGCGGCGGCAACTTCGCCTCCTCGATGACCAACATCAACGCCTTCTACCCGCAACGACTCAAGGGGGCGGCGCTGGCACTGAATGCGGGCGGCGGCAACCTCGGCGTCCCGGTGATCCAACTGGTCGGCCTGCTGGTGATCGCGACTGCCGGTGACCGCCAACCCTATTGGGTTTGCGCTGTGTACCTGGTGCTGCTGGCCGTCGCCGGTATCGGCGCCGCGGTGTTCATGGACAACCTGCAGCAGTACCGCATCGAGATGACCACCATGCGCGCGGTGCTGGCCGAGCCGCACACCTGGCTGATCGCGCTGCTCTACATCGGCACCTTCGGTTCGTTCATCGGCTTCTCCTTCGCCTTCGGGCAGGTGCTGCAGATCAACTTCGTCGCCAGCGGGCAGAGCACCGCCAAGGCATCGCTACATGCCGCCCAGATCGCTTTTCTGGGACCGCTGCTGGGTTCACTGTCCAGGGTGTACGGCGGCCGGTTGGCTGATCGCGTGGGCGGCGGCCGGGTGACCCTCGGCGCATTCTGCGGAATGATTCTGGCCGCCGGAATCCTGGTCGGTGTAAGCACTTTCGGTGAGCAGCACGCCGGGCCCGCGCCGGCCGCACTGATGATCGGCTACATCGCGGGATTCGTGGCCCTGTTCATCTTGTCCGGAATCGGCAACGGCTCGGTGTACAAGATGATTCCGTCGATCTTCGAGGCTCGCAGCCACTCACTCCCGTTGAGCGAGAACGAACGTCGGCTGTGGTCACGCTCTATGTCCGGCGCCCTGATCGGCCTTGCCGGTGCCGTCGGCGCGCTCGGCGGCGTCGGGGTCAATCTCGCGCTCCGCCAATCGTATTCGAGCAGTGGAACCGCCACCTCGGCGTTCTGGGCGTTCGTGGGTTTCTACATCGCCGCCTCGGTGCTGACGTGGCTGATCTACGTGCGCAGGCCGCTCACCGTACGCGCCGCCGCTAGTTTGGCGTACGTGTAA
- the aac gene encoding aminoglycoside 2'-N-acetyltransferase yields the protein MHTARLVHTADLDNDTRQRTHRMLTEAFAGDFTDSDWDHTLGGMHALIWHHGAIIAHAAVVQRRLVYQNSALRCGYVEGVAVREDWRRKGLVNALLDGVEQVMRGAYQLGALSSTRAARGLYSARGWLPWLGPTSVLAPTGPTRTPDDDGTVFVLPVSVSLDTSAGLMCDWRDGDVW from the coding sequence GTGCACACCGCACGCCTGGTACACACCGCCGATCTCGACAACGACACGCGCCAGCGCACCCACCGGATGCTGACCGAGGCGTTCGCCGGTGACTTCACCGACAGCGACTGGGACCATACGCTCGGCGGCATGCATGCGCTGATCTGGCATCACGGGGCGATCATCGCGCACGCCGCGGTGGTGCAGCGCCGGCTCGTCTACCAGAACAGCGCGCTGCGCTGCGGCTACGTCGAAGGTGTTGCGGTGCGCGAAGATTGGCGCCGCAAGGGACTGGTGAACGCGCTGCTGGACGGCGTCGAACAAGTGATGCGAGGCGCCTACCAACTCGGTGCGCTGAGCTCCACCCGCGCCGCGCGGGGCCTGTACTCGGCCCGCGGCTGGCTGCCGTGGCTCGGCCCCACCTCCGTGCTCGCACCCACCGGTCCGACCCGTACCCCCGACGACGACGGGACGGTGTTCGTGCTCCCGGTGAGCGTCAGCCTGGACACCTCCGCCGGACTCATGTGCGATTGGCGTGACGGCGACGTCTGGTAA